Sequence from the Symbiopectobacterium purcellii genome:
GACCGATGAACACGTCGGGAACAATGGTCAATGCATGCTTACCCAAGCGAGCTTTATGATTGCCTAGCCACAGACTCAAATGCCCTCCCGCAGAATGACCGGCGACATATAATGGACGCGGAGCCAACTGGGGATATTTTTTACTTAACGGCGCTAATTGATTGATGGCGGCGATCGCATCAATAAACGTCTCAGGGTATCCTTGCGGGAGATAGCCGACTCGACGATATTCGATATTCCAGACACAAAAGGTGTTCTCAACCAGTTTTACTGCCACCGCATCGAGTTGGCTTTTATCGTAAGGCATTTTCCAGAAACCGCCATGGAACAGGCAGACGGTCCCTTTACTTTTCTGGGCGGGGATGTATAAATCCCCGGTCTGGTGCGGGTCAGTACCATATTGTTCCGTAAAAACCTGATATTGCAGGTTGTTGTGCATAACCCTGTTTCCTTAGTCCTCTCTTCTAAAAATGAGAAAGCTGGTTTGCTTTTTTATTCATTGACGCAACGCTCATTTCTCACTACTTTAACATAACGATATAATAATGTTTATATTGTTGTTTTATATATGTTATTTATCTTGACGTTCCCCTCGTGACATAAATAAGTAGCCAAACAGACAGGCCGCGCACAGCCGTATTCCGTCAGTAGCGATGTTCCTGCAACGTATCCATTATCCGCATTCACGAGAGGAGTTAACCCGGTCATGATTCGGTTAGAAGGCGTGTGCGTGGACTTTCCCGGTGGTAACACCGGTCAGGTCAGAGCCGTCAACGATGTTAATTTAACGATCCGCTCCGGCGAAGTATTCGGCATTGTCGGCACCAGCGGTGCAGGGAAAAGCACGCTGCTACGCACTATCAATATGTTGCAACGTCCTACGCAGGGCCGTATCCGTATCGGTGAGACGCTCATCAGCCAGGCGTCGGGACGCGAATTACGCCAGCATCGTCAGCGTATTGGTATGATATTCCAGCATTTTAACCTGATGCATACCCGCACCGTGTTTGAAAACGTGGCATTTAGTTTGCGTGCCGCCGGGAAATCCCGCGCGGAGATCGCGCAACGGGTGCCGGAAATTCTTGAACTGGTCGGGCTGTCCGAACGTGGTGATGCCTATCCGGCGCAGTTGAGCGGCGGACAAAAACAACGGGTGGGTATTGCTCGCGCCATTGCCAACCATCCTGATGTGTTGTTGTGCGATGAACCGACCTCGGCGCTCGATCTGGAAACCTCAGCATCGATTCTGGCACTACTGAAAAATATTAATCGCCAGTTGGGCATTACCATGGTGCTTATCTCCCACGAAATGAACGTCATCAAAAGCATCTGCCACCGTATGGCGGTGATGAATGGCGGCAATATCGTGGAGGAAGGGGATGTGTTTGATGTGTTCTGCGCGCCAAAACACCCTTTTACCCGGCAGTTGGTGCAGCACGCCAACAAGATAGATTTACCCGAGCGGTTTTATCGCTCAGACAAAGGCCCGTTGCTGAAAATCATGTTTGCCGATGACTCCGTAGAGCAACCGGTGCTATCCGAAGTGGCTCAGCGTTTTCAGGTTTCAATCAATATCCTGCACGGCAATATTGAATACATCAATGAGCGTGCGCTCGGGCATATCGTTGCTCAGATTTCGCATCAGGATGGCGCACAGGCAGAGAACGTCGGTGCCGCACTGGCCTATATTGGTCAACACACCTTTGGCGTGGAGGTTGTCCATGAATGAGTTAATGGGTGAATTGAGCGTTGCGTTTGGTGAAACCTTTACCATGGTGTCGATTTCGACGTTGGGCGCGGTGTTGCTTGGGTTGCCGCTCGGTATCGCCATTTATGTGACCGATCGGCATCTTTTCTGGCAGAACCGCGTGGTCTACCTGCTCTCCACCGTGCTGGTCAATATTATCCGCTCGGTGCCGTTTGTGATTCTGCTGGTGTTGCTGTTGCCGCTTACGCAGTGGTTGTTGGGCAGCACCATTGGTCCGGTGGCGGCGGCAGTGCCGATGTCGGTGGCGGCCATCGCATTTTATGCCCGACTGGTGGACTCCGCGCTGCGTGAGGTTGATCCCGGTATCGTGGAAGCGGCTGAGGCGTTTGGTGCCAGCCCGATGCGGATCATTGCTACCGTTTTGTTGCCGGAAGCGTTGGCGGGGCTGCTGCGTGGATTGACTATTACACTGGTCAGCCTGATTGGTTATTCGGCGATGGCCGGTATTGTGGGTGGCGGTGGCGTCGGAGATCTGGCGATCCGTTTTGGCTATTACCGTTATGAAACCGAAGTGATGGTGATCACCGTGATCGCGCTGGTCGTACTGGTGCAACTGGTGCAAACCGCCGGGGATTGGGTATCACGCCGGGCCAACAAGCGTGAGAAACGCTGAGGCCAGACACTGAGAATACAGGGTTAAAGACGCATGAAAATTGACAAGATTGTACTGCGCAAAATGAAGATGGCGCTGAAGACGCCGTTTACCACCAGTTTTGCCACCCAAACGGAAAAGCACTTTACCATTGCGGAAGTCCATGCCGGAGGCGTTATCGGTTAC
This genomic interval carries:
- a CDS encoding alpha/beta hydrolase, which translates into the protein MHNNLQYQVFTEQYGTDPHQTGDLYIPAQKSKGTVCLFHGGFWKMPYDKSQLDAVAVKLVENTFCVWNIEYRRVGYLPQGYPETFIDAIAAINQLAPLSKKYPQLAPRPLYVAGHSAGGHLSLWLGNHKARLGKHALTIVPDVFIGLAPVVDLVESYRDMQRREFITAFLGCTPDENRDIYHQTSPIALLPAQGKQVIFHGEHDEVLPIGEIDDYARQARQNGTPVEQIYIAQGTHMDFCDPDSSSTSRFIHWLNAQSELQAV
- a CDS encoding methionine ABC transporter ATP-binding protein gives rise to the protein MIRLEGVCVDFPGGNTGQVRAVNDVNLTIRSGEVFGIVGTSGAGKSTLLRTINMLQRPTQGRIRIGETLISQASGRELRQHRQRIGMIFQHFNLMHTRTVFENVAFSLRAAGKSRAEIAQRVPEILELVGLSERGDAYPAQLSGGQKQRVGIARAIANHPDVLLCDEPTSALDLETSASILALLKNINRQLGITMVLISHEMNVIKSICHRMAVMNGGNIVEEGDVFDVFCAPKHPFTRQLVQHANKIDLPERFYRSDKGPLLKIMFADDSVEQPVLSEVAQRFQVSINILHGNIEYINERALGHIVAQISHQDGAQAENVGAALAYIGQHTFGVEVVHE
- a CDS encoding methionine ABC transporter permease: MNELMGELSVAFGETFTMVSISTLGAVLLGLPLGIAIYVTDRHLFWQNRVVYLLSTVLVNIIRSVPFVILLVLLLPLTQWLLGSTIGPVAAAVPMSVAAIAFYARLVDSALREVDPGIVEAAEAFGASPMRIIATVLLPEALAGLLRGLTITLVSLIGYSAMAGIVGGGGVGDLAIRFGYYRYETEVMVITVIALVVLVQLVQTAGDWVSRRANKREKR